The Liolophura sinensis isolate JHLJ2023 chromosome 8, CUHK_Ljap_v2, whole genome shotgun sequence sequence ACCCTGGCAATTTAAATGGATTCTGTGTACAAATAAGGTTTTGACAGACTCGTGAAAATAGCTCAAAAGTAGTCCACTTTAAACTCTGTATAATTGTATtgaacagaaacattttgtaGTGCCTCTTGATCTCACGAATATGAATTTCAAAGAATTATTTACGTTCAGGTTGCATTTTTCATGTACTTGCCAAAAACCTTTTCagaaatcattaaaattatacAGCTATACTTAACCTAGGgcattctttctgtcttttgtacCCAATAGTTCAGGAAAGAACTAAAATGGCCTTGTGTCTCTACGCATGCACGAACAGAATGTGCTCTTAGTGAATTCCATGCCCATCCCTTTTCATGAGGTTCTCCGAAACCCTCCAGAGCTGGGATGCCTGGGCTAAGGCTTCATTTTTATCTCTGCTGAGCACTCTTATACCTGTGTTAAAGACTGGGTTATTGTTGCAGGAAATGTCTGAGCCATTGTAGCAGTGTAGCTGGAACAGAAATACTGATTCTGAAAGTAAGGCTGCCATGGCCATGCTTATATTGAGTGAAACCTATGTCATGTGTAATTGTCTTTACAGTTGCCTTAAGAAATCTGTTTTTCCTTATGGGCATtaccatataaatatatatatatatatgctgagcCTGAAGTCATGCACTTATGGATAGCTGATTTAAAACCCATCCATTGTAAGTTCAACCAATCCAGAATAAACAGCGCCTGATTTCGGTTGACTAGTTTTTTGTTTCCTGCAGAAGTGCCAGTTTGTGTCGAGCAAAGTATGAAGAGCTGAAGAGTTTAGACATTTGCTCCCCAGTGTTCAGTCACAAGCGCGCCCTAGAGGTTATTCAGAGCCAGGGGACCAGCAAGTCCCTCTGTGATGTCCTCCTGGACCAGTCCATTCTCCCAGGGGTGGGCAATATCATCAAAAATGAGGTCAGTTCATTTACAGAACAacaaagataaattttatgtttcattcatatgttttttttacccCTCAGCCACTATCGTCCCCTCAGCCAAGGAGTAATGTCGTAGCAGGCGacgtctgtctgtccgtctgtccatGTGCTTGTAAACGCTCTGTCTTTAGAATGGTGCAGCCCAAGTTCACTAAACTTACAACACACTTACACCTTGGCATGAGGAAGGAATCTATTGATTTTTAGAGACCTTGACCCTCTTCCTTCCAGGTCATTGTGGCCAGTGTGgtgaaattttataaaagacTTGTAAATGCTCTGTCTTTAGAACGGTTTTGCccaagttcaccaaacttaAACCACAACTTTCTTCAAGGTCATAAGTCATTTAAGTTACATTTTATATAAGAGGCTGCAATAGCTgtccaaaataaacaaaagcgTTGGTGTCCTAGAAAGGTATTCTTCTGCTTCATGTTTCACAACTTTCTAAATGCCACTCGATGAAGATCTACACATTGTTACACACTACCATTAAGTTGGATCTGTTCATTACATTGTAGACGTACTCAAGACTGAGGGTTTTAAGCGCTTTGCacagtatttgtatatatattaaatgtgcaCTGCATACCATGAAACGAAAATTATGGTGTCTGGGAAGACAGTAtccatttacttttttattttatttgatgtgtttttcaTACTATAGATAAGAATAGTTCACTAATTCAGTGGCGACTGTTCAtaagtggagaaaaccagaggaGGAACGtgagaaaaaaacaactttcGAGTGCCAGACATGAATTCAAGCTACAACTGGATCAGTGGGAAAACACGAGTAGTCAAATGAAATTTGTGTCTGGATGTGTTTGAAACATTGTTTGCGAAAAGAATCATTCAATCAAACTACAATAACAATTTCAAACCTACATATACGTTACTGGTGCTATGGTGTCACACCTGGATAAGGATTAttcattattcttttttttttttttttgcaggcaTTATTTGACAGTGGGTTGAAACCAGATACAAAGGTAAGTCTTTGAAGTATCAGTTTGCTTTAATTCATATGCTGAAACCAATAGTCTGCTTAAATTGTCAGTTTCAGGTCAGATGTGTTGTATGTGTTGTATGTCAAATACTGGGAATAAGCCTCAATAAACATGATGTAAAGCATGCAGAAAGTGAAAAGAATTGCAGTATACATGTTTTGATAATTTTCTTTGATAGTGTGGTAATATCTGATAATTTCAACTTTGAGCATCGAGAGGTGATGACCAAGCTGTGATCCTGTTTTGTTGTCAAATTTGATAGATGCTTGTCTCGTTGACTGACATCACCTACTTAATTTGATAGTTGTGTGAGGAGGACTCTAGCAGGTGTTCTATTTGGTAGGCATGCGAGTTGAAAGAGGAGCACCTAACTCACCTGATAAAAATGACAAGAGATTTTTCTATGCTGTTCTATGAGGTAGGTTTTGCCTTATTTTATTCACGTTTCATAACAGCTCAAATACAATGGAAAAGTGGTGGATTAAATGATCTTTGCTTACTTGCTTAATTTGGTATCAACCACCTCCTTGATGATGAGACGATTTCTTGCTGATAGCAGTTAATAGCAGAAAAtgccattaaatattttttaaaatctgagtTCAGTTATCCATTGACAATACATTGAAAAGTTCTTCCTAACCTGGGTGATACATGACTGTAAGAAAACatccatttcttttttattaaacCTGATCCTCAGTCATTGGGAAGAACCTTTGACAGTGGAAAagtttttcaaggtcattggggtcatttatgttgtacatgtgaCAGTCTTGTAAACACGAACTGTCTTGAACTCTGTCAGCAGTTTGTATCAAACTTATATTTTATCTGCAGTTTAATAGAAGAACCCtattgtttttcattgaccTTGATAGTTTTCTTCAAAGGTCAGTGGTCCTCTGCCTTTATTACCTTTAAAACAGTATGTCTTGAACACTTGTATCCAGGTTTACCACATGTGCAATTTATAAGCATTGGTAAGAACCCTATTCTTCTTGGGTGACCCTGGtcagtttgtttcaaggtcagtGGGATCATTCAATTTTTGTGACAGGCttgtatttaaaatgttaacTCTTACCGCAATTTTCTTCAAACTTTCACCACACTTGTGCGCAGTCATGCTGAGGAAACCTATTGTTCTTCATTGACATTGACCTATTTTTCCCTTGCCTCTGTTATCTCTTAAACACAACAGATCTCTGACAACTGTACTTATTGCCAAGGAGTATTTAGTGCATTGCGGAGTATTTCTCTTTTGCAGTGTCGTAAGAGTGGACAGACTCTCAGTAAGTACTACAAGGTGTATGGTCAGGAGACATGTGGTCAGTGTAAGACCAGGTTGGTCATCTGTCGTATGGGAGAGGTCACTGCTAGGCTCACATACTTCTGCCCCACCTGCCAGACCAATGATCTTAGCATCAGCAAACACAGGTAAGTGAATAATGTTTTAAGCCACTGCATGTTGTcaaatttctttcatgaaaaccattttgtgtgtgtgtgttagtaAATTTCAATATCAATCCTTTAATAAAGGATTAATCCTATCCATTGACTTTGTTATTCTTTCATTCACAAATATATCACATTTTCATAGAATTTGGTTAACTTTTATGATCTAAGGTAGGAAACTAGATGTTGTCCACCAACTTTTTATGAAGTTAAGTcttttgaaaaattattcatACTTATTTATATTCCTGTCAGCTTTTTTCCCAAGGAGATTTCATTATCACTGcttcatgttttcttctttgtgtatCTTTTTACCAGGCTCCCTAAGAAGAACAGCTTATTAGGGTGGTTAGGAAAGGCCTCTCAGACCTCACCCTCACACTGGAACTGTCTGCGCTGTACTCTAATAAACCAAGGATCTCAGAAATCTTGTAGTGCTTGCCTCACGCCCAGGGATTTGGGACAGGAACCAGGGCCAAACTCAAAGACCCAGGGCACCCCTGGAAGACAGGTTACCACACCACATCCTTCACAGTACTCTAACATCAGCATTCATAATACATCCCATAAACGAAAGTCTGATTCAGCTGGTTTTCTAGCTCAACCTTCAACCCAGCCATCCAAAAGGAGAAGAAGTGAAGGGAACTGTGGGAAAGAGAATGTCAGTTCAGCCCCAGTGAGACCGGCGgacaataaacacaaaatcacaGCATGCACAGGACATGGGAAGAAGTGCTTGATTAAGGAAGTGAGGAAAGAAGGCCCCAACTACAAACGAACATTTTTCACGTGTAGCCTTCCTCGGGGGAAAGCAGTGTCCAGTATTTTAAGGTATGATATATAGTATCAGTAGTGTTGGGTATGGTAAAGAGTGTCACAATTTTAAGGTATGATAAATGGAATCCGCAATTTTAGGTGGGATAAAAGAATGTCACCATTTTAAGGTATGAGACACATTGTCAGCGCCCTGAACTATGATAAGCAAAGCAAAGTCACCATTTTAAGGGCTTATTATGGGATTATAAATGTCACAGTTTTGAAGTGTAAAAATCGGTATCagcactttatttatttatttgattggtgttttacgcgatactcgagaatatttcacttatacgatggcagccagcattatggtgggaggaaaattaAAGTGTTGTGTCACAAGCGGTTGAACATTGAGAAAGAAAACccagtttttgtttaataaaattcgtttatatctttttttttttgatccaCATTTTTTCAGTGGGCAGATGAGTCGTTTCCGCTATGTCCGGGTCACGGAAAGCCAGGGTCTCTGAGGACTGTCCTTAAACAGGGCCCTAACAACGGCCGGAAATTTTTTGCCTGTAGTTTGCCAAAACAGAAGCAGTGCACTTACTTTGAGTGGGCCAGAAGGCTATGGATAATAGATATCTTACTTCAACTCTACCAATTGTTGGTCATTTTTAAGTGTCACATTTTTTATAAAATTGAGGGAGAGTCTTTGGAAGATATTCATCTCGATTTAATATCCTTAAAATGCAGCTGTAGTGGGCAAATATCCTTCATAATATACCCCAGATATTGAAGTCAATTATAGTTGTAATGTTTGTCGATCTTGTTGGATTAATAGTTTATGCTCAGGTATATGccgataaaaaaaatcttcatgaGATGTGCTGAGCATCTATGCAGCTGTGGATTGTGTAATTCATTCATACATCTTCGCAAATATTTGCTGTGACTTTGAATCGCTAAGGTCTATGATCACTAGTTTTTGTGTGGATATCAGACTGTCAAATATATGCCTAAATATGTGGTTGTTTATAATTCCGACTTGTGTATGTACAACGTTATCTAAGGACTTAGCGTAATATATAGCAATTATAGACTtctattcagttttatttgtatctCGTCGCATGGCATAAATTGAgtgaaataatatattttttatatgtacatgtatatttatgaacaACGTGATAACCCCGTAAATTAATGAGGCAACATGTGTGATATGGGACATAAAACGGTGGCCTACATGTGCGTGTACAGATAATGAAGacctgtatactgtatataatgtataaaagaCTTAAAACATTCCAACTGCTAGTCATTTGATACCCCATGCATGGGCTAcaggtacatctacatgtacatgagctaATCTAATTCGGTGCTAGTCGCTTGATACCTGTATGGGTTTGTATTAGTGtatatgtcagcaacctgcgaatggtagtgggtttctctccgggctctgcccggtttcctgccaccatagtgttgaccgccgtcgtataagtgaaatccaTGTACGAcgaaatacggcgtaaaacacttaaaataaaataaatcagtgtaaGTGTATAACATCGTTGTTACCGAAAGACCGGTTGCACAGCTCCAGGCTTCTAGTATATAATCGTGTTATTTAGTGTGAATTCACGATGTTTGGTGTTATATGTATTCAGTCGACTGGTTCTCATGCTATGTAACAGTGTGCAAAAAATTCACCTCTTGTGGAGACTGTGAAATGTGTAAttgaataaaaagaaataccTATAGACCGTCACATTTGCGTTCTGTATATTCTATATTTGATCGCCTGTTGCAACGTGCTTTGGAGGCGTGTGTTTGTATGAGGATCTGCTTTTTATTCCCAGAGTCTGTCTGTAATCAGTACCTCGTCAACGCGTCTCCTACACCTGTGACTGAATTTTCTTGAAACTTTGTAGGCATGACGGAGACCAGGTGAGGATGCGCGTGGGCTGTTTTGgttgtacattatttatttccagAATTATTGCcctttaaacatagaatggggacttgtggATATAGTGCGCCGTTGTCAACGCATGCAGACATGATTAAAATTTGCATATGGTATTGAGTTGCACCGCATCATTTATTTCCATAGTTATTGCCCTTTGAATAGGGCAGAATGGGGATTTGTAGATAGTGGATGATAGAGTGGTATATATTGGCCTTTCAGTGTTGATATCTAGTATGCATGTCCAGTCCCAGGTTCCCACTTCTAGATCATTGCTATCGAGTTCATAGGTATACGTGGAAACATATTCTGGGGTACGGCATTAAattccaaccaaataaaaagtatataaattgcAGACCAGATGCTGAATCAGCCCTAAACTGTAAGCCCTATAGGTCCTTTATATTCAAAATTGCAAATGTAGACTAATACATCCAAAACGGTTGACTCGTCTTATGAGGCAAAATATTTGAACGGGTTATCTTTCCATCAGTATTCAGCTTATCTTTCCATCAGTATTCAGCTGTGTGCAGAAATATGTCCCAAGTTCATGCATTATTGCTTTTTGAAGTCAACAGCAGTGCAACTGACGCAATTAAAGCCTTGGGGAAACAGGAAGGAAATACTTGTTAAAGTCGCCTGGAGTAAAGGATACACGTTAAATTGCACAGTTATATGTATGGTTTTCAGTTTACTTCCATCAAGACCAGGTTGTGCTGAACGGGGTCCAATCCAGTGTACAAGAGGAGCTAACAGTTGGAGTTCCACACGGCTCTTTCTTGGGTCCTTTACTATTTCTTGTTATATAAACAATCTTCCTAATTAAGAAATCATGAATAGTATCCCGTTCTGTCTGCTGACTGTATTTCATCTTAactttggtatgtaaaaatacattttcagacgcACGTGAAGGccgtaaaatgatacttttgatgtcaatacttcagtttttctgaaaaattaatcaaacttcataaacAACCCTGAAGTGGCcatataaggtggatgaattaatcagaatgaagtaaaatctgtcacttgaaaaatgctataACTTTATGGCTACATTACACATCATTGACCGAGGGGATTGTCACGTCagtacggcgcaatgacccaggagcctcccaccattgcggtcgctgtgagttccagtgcAGCTCAGGCTAGCTTCCTCGCCGCGCTCTGCCCAGTTTGCTCCAACCATAATGTATTGAAGTATATTAGATATTTTTTGAACCTCAAAATACCCACGTGAAGGTATTCCAATGTATAGCATAGTATTATAATGTAAGATTTATTAAATTTCATTTCTCGATCATTTGTTGTACGACATAAAGACTAACAGTGCATAGCCTACGCCGGAGTAAAAACATGCACTCGCACTATTGGCCTATAGCTATATGTGCACGTGAGGTTATGTTTATATGACAATCTGAAGTACTGATGATGAgttcaatataaatatttttttatggaCACGTGCATATCAGAGGTCTGTTATGGCTGTTTGTGATCGATATTTGGCTAGGAATACTAAATATATATCAttaacatgtaggcctacacgacATAAATTAGCTTGGGATGGCGGTAATGGCATGAATATCAGCCCAAGCAAAGAGACTGACGCCAAGGGAGTTTTACTGATCAGGGTCGACTGTTTTGTGAGAGAAAATTCGTACAGTATCCGCACATAAACGGTACCAAAATTAAATGCTTAACTGTGATGCGCAGCTTTTAGCTGTTAAGATCGTATAACAAAAGAAACTGAACAAGGAAGCGGCCACTGCCAGGAAAAATAAGGCCAGCTGTAACTATTTATAGATTGCATGAGTCACGTGGTTCTACACGTGGCTCCTGCTTTCCCAGTGTTCAATGCGTAAACATTTTTGTGAGCAAGATGGCggatattttgtaagtgaatacATATTGTTAGGTATTTGCACTTAATCTCCGACAGAGCGGTATATTTTAAGCTGTCTTTATCTGGCACTGTTTGTATGTCCAATCTACTAAGTATCTGAAACAAACAGAAGAGCTGTTTACGGGCGGTGGAATGTTTTATACGGTTGTTACGCAGAGTACATTTCTCTGCTACACAGCGGACAATTTCATAGACGATCCGAGGCGTGCGGTATTATACATGGTGCCAAAAAAAGCGGTTAATACGCACAGACTGACAATATGATAATTGTTGCCTCCAGTAATATAGTGTAAGGACATGTGAGTCATATATTTAACTAAATGGAATAGCCTAGTTTTACTTCTTTTTGGAGCTTTTCGGTTAAGAAAGTCGATGAAAGTTCCGCGCGCCTACAGTCCTTGAGGACGCCCAGTGCTGTTAGGCCGCTGGGCCTGAGGTGTCCTGGCGACATCCGCTGGACAGCGCGTGCGGCGAACTGGGAAGACACCTGCTTCAGTGCCTATGCTACACTGTTGGTGATGACGACTTAGAAGTCTCGAATCTGGATAAGATCCGTTTTAGATGTAATGCTCGTTTAAACTTCGGCTCAAGGAACAATCAGTTAAATCACAACTACAGATTCACCTACAGATACTCccatataaaaattttaaaattgcacATGAAAGAAAAGCTGATGCAGTGTTTTAGaagatttgaagaaaaaaaatattgttacaaGAGCTAGAGATTGATAGTTCTTTGGAATGAAATTAAAGCCCAGTTTTGATTAGACACC is a genomic window containing:
- the LOC135473578 gene encoding endonuclease 8-like 3; protein product: MVEGPGCKLNGEKIRSKVSGQSVVKVCFGAGQKTMAKQAKEASACGKTEENQKFHELLGQRLEEVQTLGKELFMYFGREVCLRVHFGMNGSVQMNKKQTDSESISKRSVTPSLVLQMSKDSLAFFESSVDIRSASLCRAKYEELKSLDICSPVFSHKRALEVIQSQGTSKSLCDVLLDQSILPGVGNIIKNEALFDSGLKPDTKACELKEEHLTHLIKMTRDFSMLFYECRKSGQTLSKYYKVYGQETCGQCKTRLVICRMGEVTARLTYFCPTCQTNDLSISKHRLPKKNSLLGWLGKASQTSPSHWNCLRCTLINQGSQKSCSACLTPRDLGQEPGPNSKTQGTPGRQVTTPHPSQYSNISIHNTSHKRKSDSAGFLAQPSTQPSKRRRSEGNCGKENVSSAPVRPADNKHKITACTGHGKKCLIKEVRKEGPNYKRTFFTCSLPRGKAVSSILSGQMSRFRYVRVTESQGL